The following proteins are encoded in a genomic region of Streptococcus sp. 29892:
- a CDS encoding DNA polymerase III subunit alpha codes for MLAQLDTKTVYTFMDSMVTIEEYVSRAKSLGYQALGMMDKNSLYAAYSFMETCQKAGIQPIIGCELDWQLEGQEREVTTQLIALTTKGYRNLLKISTAKMTGQDNFEDIRQYLVDIAIIIPYFSGIEELDIGLDYYVGVTRDTPVQDFHGPIFPMHTVRFFEEEQLESLQFLHAIRDNVPLNQVADIDKRQILLSADSLTSLFSSRFPQALDNLRDLVAGISYQLNTDLKLPRFNRERPAVEELQEKAYQGLEEKGLTGAVYQERLERELSIIHEMGFDDYFLIVWDLLRFGRSQGYYMGMGRGSAVGSLVAYSLNITGIDPVKHQLLFERFLNNERYSMPDIDIDIPDIHRPDFIRYVRDRYGRTHAAQIVTYSTFGAKQAIRDVFKRFGTPEYELTNITKKISFKDNLSSAYQRNAAFRQIINSKVEYQKAFAIAQQIEGQPRQTSIHAAGVVMSDEELTNTIPLKIGDDMLVTQYDAHAVEANGLLKMDFLGLRNLTFVQKMAEGVRERYQKEIDIAQIDLEDRKTLELFAAGKTKGIFQFEQPGAISLLQRVRPERFEDVVATTSLNRPGASDYSDNFVKRKHGQERIDLLDLSIAPILEGTYGIMLYQEQVMQIAQVYAGFTLGKADLLRRAMSKKNVQEMQAMENEFLAGARERGHEEGKAREIFAMMAKFAGYGFNRSHAYAYSALAFQMAYFKSHYPDVFFDVMLNHSSSAYIEDALQFDFKVAKLSINTVPYYDKFDKDQIFLGLKTLKGLPKDFALWILDQRPYKSVEDFVLKLPDNYKKKELLLPLIQIGLFDEFESNRKKILENLDNLFVFAEAFGTFFAEENYSWTEAEDFSEAEKFELEQGLLGVGISPHPLVNICRESKRALTDLTDLVAASRVTILVQIQSIRLIRTKKTGEQMAFLQVTDTKRKLDVTLFPESYRQFSQDLREGTIAYMTGRVQERDGQMQLVLEQMEPVSLEKFWILLENREHDHAVARILEKYKGSIPVILHYQDTNQTIQAEHYKVMKTPQLEEELREFVMKTVFR; via the coding sequence ATGCTGGCACAACTAGATACAAAAACCGTCTATACCTTTATGGATAGCATGGTGACCATTGAAGAATATGTAAGTAGAGCCAAGTCGCTGGGCTACCAAGCCTTGGGGATGATGGATAAGAATAGTCTATATGCGGCTTACAGTTTTATGGAAACTTGTCAGAAGGCAGGAATACAGCCAATCATCGGTTGTGAATTGGACTGGCAGTTGGAGGGGCAGGAGCGAGAAGTGACAACTCAGTTGATTGCCTTGACCACCAAGGGCTATCGAAATCTCTTGAAAATATCGACTGCAAAAATGACTGGACAGGATAACTTTGAAGATATTCGCCAGTATTTAGTGGATATCGCTATCATCATTCCCTACTTTTCAGGGATTGAAGAGCTGGATATTGGGCTGGATTATTATGTCGGAGTGACAAGGGATACACCTGTTCAAGATTTTCATGGCCCGATTTTTCCTATGCATACCGTTCGTTTCTTTGAAGAGGAACAGTTGGAGAGCTTGCAGTTTCTTCATGCCATTCGGGATAATGTGCCACTCAATCAAGTGGCGGATATAGACAAGCGACAAATTCTTTTATCTGCGGATAGTTTAACCAGTCTATTTTCCAGTCGCTTTCCTCAGGCGCTAGACAATCTGCGTGATTTGGTAGCAGGTATTTCCTACCAATTAAACACTGACTTGAAGTTACCTCGTTTCAACCGTGAACGACCTGCGGTGGAAGAATTGCAGGAGAAAGCCTATCAGGGCTTGGAAGAAAAAGGATTGACGGGGGCTGTCTATCAGGAACGCCTGGAAAGAGAGTTGTCCATTATTCACGAGATGGGCTTTGATGATTATTTTTTGATTGTCTGGGACCTGCTCCGCTTTGGACGTAGTCAAGGCTACTATATGGGGATGGGACGTGGTTCTGCGGTGGGGAGCTTGGTTGCCTATTCCTTGAATATTACAGGTATTGACCCCGTTAAACACCAGCTGCTCTTTGAACGCTTTTTAAATAATGAACGCTATAGCATGCCGGATATTGATATCGATATTCCAGATATTCATCGCCCTGACTTTATTCGTTATGTACGGGATCGCTATGGTAGGACTCACGCTGCCCAGATCGTGACCTATTCAACCTTTGGTGCTAAGCAGGCCATTCGCGATGTTTTCAAACGCTTTGGAACTCCTGAGTATGAGTTGACCAATATTACCAAGAAAATCTCATTTAAGGATAATCTTTCATCAGCATATCAACGTAACGCAGCCTTCCGGCAGATTATCAACAGTAAAGTCGAGTACCAAAAAGCCTTTGCCATTGCTCAGCAAATCGAGGGCCAACCCCGTCAGACTTCCATTCACGCAGCCGGTGTGGTCATGAGTGACGAGGAATTGACAAATACCATTCCCTTGAAAATAGGGGATGATATGCTGGTGACCCAGTATGACGCCCATGCAGTAGAGGCCAATGGCTTGCTCAAGATGGACTTTCTTGGTCTGCGAAATCTGACCTTTGTACAAAAAATGGCAGAAGGGGTTCGAGAACGCTACCAGAAAGAAATTGACATTGCCCAGATTGATTTAGAAGATAGAAAAACCTTGGAACTCTTTGCAGCGGGAAAGACCAAGGGGATTTTCCAGTTTGAACAACCGGGTGCCATTAGCCTGTTACAACGGGTTCGCCCAGAGCGATTTGAGGATGTGGTAGCCACTACCAGTTTGAACCGACCTGGTGCCAGTGATTACTCGGATAATTTTGTCAAACGCAAACATGGGCAGGAAAGAATTGACCTGCTGGATCTATCCATTGCACCGATTTTGGAAGGGACCTACGGCATCATGCTCTATCAGGAGCAGGTTATGCAGATAGCTCAGGTCTATGCAGGTTTTACATTGGGGAAAGCCGACTTGCTTCGTAGGGCCATGTCCAAGAAAAATGTCCAAGAAATGCAGGCCATGGAAAACGAGTTTCTGGCAGGTGCGCGTGAGCGGGGGCATGAGGAAGGAAAAGCCCGAGAAATTTTTGCCATGATGGCCAAGTTTGCAGGTTACGGTTTCAACCGCAGTCATGCCTATGCCTATTCGGCCCTAGCCTTTCAGATGGCCTACTTTAAGAGCCATTATCCAGATGTCTTCTTTGACGTCATGCTCAATCATTCAAGCAGTGCTTACATCGAGGATGCCTTGCAATTTGACTTTAAAGTTGCCAAGTTATCTATCAATACCGTACCCTACTATGATAAGTTTGACAAGGATCAGATTTTTCTGGGCTTGAAAACCTTGAAAGGTCTGCCTAAGGATTTTGCCCTCTGGATACTGGATCAACGGCCATACAAGTCTGTGGAAGATTTTGTCTTGAAACTTCCTGACAATTATAAGAAGAAAGAACTCTTGCTCCCTCTTATTCAAATCGGTTTGTTTGATGAGTTTGAAAGCAATAGAAAGAAAATTCTAGAAAACCTAGACAATCTCTTTGTCTTTGCTGAGGCATTTGGGACCTTTTTTGCGGAGGAAAATTATAGCTGGACGGAGGCAGAGGATTTTAGTGAGGCTGAAAAATTCGAATTGGAACAGGGCTTGTTGGGAGTTGGTATTAGTCCACATCCCTTGGTCAACATCTGCCGTGAGTCCAAGCGAGCTCTTACAGACCTAACTGATTTGGTGGCTGCTAGTCGGGTGACCATCCTAGTACAAATTCAATCCATCCGCTTGATTCGGACTAAGAAAACGGGTGAACAGATGGCCTTTCTTCAGGTAACCGATACCAAGAGAAAGCTGGATGTGACGCTCTTTCCAGAAAGTTATCGTCAATTTTCTCAAGACCTGAGAGAAGGGACAATTGCCTACATGACAGGAAGGGTACAGGAGCGAGATGGACAAATGCAACTGGTTTTAGAACAAATGGAGCCAGTCAGTCTGGAAAAATTTTGGATTTTGTTGGAAAACAGGGAGCATGACCATGCAGTTGCTCGGATTTTGGAAAAATATAAGGGAAGTATTCCGGTCATTCTCCACTATCAAGATACCAATCAGACTATTCAAGCGGAGCATTATAAGGTTATGAAAACGCCTCAATTAGAGGAAGAGTTGAGAGAATTTGTCATGAAAACGGTTTTTCGTTAA
- a CDS encoding ABC transporter permease has translation MFKKLVKYEFQSVGKWYLGIYAGALTLSAILGFWLQALNLRTQAGTTEPGGAEMVLFGTFSMTFGILIAALGLSTFFMVINRFRKNVYGRQGYLTMTLPVSSHHIILSKLLASLVWYFLAGVTIILSIGIVLAVLMLGTEEIMIPELHTVVQALDWSVIFAHLFYSLIESTMGILLIYFSISVGQLFKDHRLLFAILTYIGISIVVGVFGTLVFTNNLENLYNAAQPLYPSPILALINIILAFAYYFGTHYIMTKKLNLQ, from the coding sequence ATGTTTAAGAAATTAGTCAAATATGAATTTCAATCCGTTGGAAAATGGTATTTAGGAATTTATGCTGGGGCTTTAACCCTATCTGCCATCCTTGGATTCTGGTTACAAGCTTTGAACCTACGAACACAAGCTGGAACCACTGAACCTGGAGGTGCTGAAATGGTCCTTTTCGGTACATTCTCAATGACCTTCGGTATCTTAATTGCAGCACTTGGTTTATCCACCTTTTTCATGGTCATCAATCGTTTTAGAAAAAATGTCTATGGCCGTCAGGGCTATTTGACCATGACCTTGCCTGTCTCCAGCCACCATATTATTTTAAGTAAACTCTTGGCATCTTTAGTTTGGTACTTTTTAGCAGGAGTTACCATTATTCTTTCTATCGGGATTGTTTTAGCGGTGCTCATGCTCGGAACTGAGGAAATCATGATTCCTGAATTGCATACTGTTGTACAAGCATTAGACTGGTCTGTGATTTTTGCTCATTTATTTTATTCACTTATCGAGTCAACAATGGGAATCTTGCTCATCTACTTCTCCATCTCTGTCGGTCAACTGTTTAAAGACCACCGACTACTGTTTGCCATTTTAACCTATATCGGCATTTCAATTGTAGTTGGTGTGTTTGGAACTCTCGTTTTTACCAACAACCTTGAGAACCTTTATAATGCAGCACAACCATTATACCCAAGTCCTATCTTAGCCTTGATCAATATTATTCTGGCCTTTGCCTACTATTTTGGTACACACTATATCATGACTAAGAAATTGAATTTGCAATAA
- the pyk gene encoding pyruvate kinase → MNKRVKIVATLGPAVEIRGGKKFGEDGYWGEKLDVEASAKNIAQLITEGANVFRFNFSHGDHQEQGDRMATVRRAEEIAGKKVGFLLDTKGPEIRTELFEGEAKEFAYTTGEKIRVATKQGIKSTREVIALNVAGGLDVFDDVEVGKQVLVDDGKLGLTVVEKDAEKREFVVVVENDGVIAKQKGVNIPYTKIPFPALADRDNADIRFGLEQGLNFIAISFVRSAKDVEEVRNILKETGNEHVQLFSKIENQQGIDNIDEIIEASDGIMIARGDMGIEVPFEMVPVYQKMIITKVNAAGKAVITATNMLETMTEKPRATRSEVSDVFNAVIDGTDATMLSGESANGKYPVESVRTMAAIAKNAQTLLNEYGRLNSDNFNRASKTEVVASAVKDACHSMNIKLIVTVTETGYSARAISKYRPDSDILAVTFTEKVQKSMMLNWGVIPVVTEKPASTDDMFDLAERVAKEQGLVEAGDDIVIVAGVPVGVAGSTNTMRIRTVK, encoded by the coding sequence ATGAATAAACGTGTAAAAATCGTTGCAACCCTTGGTCCTGCGGTAGAAATCCGTGGCGGTAAAAAATTCGGTGAAGATGGTTACTGGGGTGAAAAACTAGATGTTGAAGCTTCAGCAAAAAATATTGCCCAATTGATTACTGAAGGTGCTAACGTATTCCGTTTCAACTTCTCACATGGTGACCACCAAGAGCAAGGTGATCGTATGGCGACTGTACGTCGTGCAGAAGAAATCGCTGGTAAAAAAGTTGGTTTCTTGTTGGATACAAAAGGTCCAGAAATCCGTACAGAATTGTTTGAAGGTGAAGCTAAAGAGTTTGCTTACACAACTGGTGAGAAAATCCGTGTTGCAACTAAGCAAGGTATCAAGTCAACTCGTGAAGTCATCGCTTTGAACGTTGCTGGTGGCTTGGATGTCTTTGATGATGTTGAAGTTGGTAAACAAGTTCTTGTTGACGATGGTAAGCTTGGCTTGACTGTTGTTGAAAAAGATGCTGAAAAACGTGAATTTGTAGTAGTTGTTGAAAACGACGGCGTTATTGCTAAACAAAAAGGTGTAAACATTCCTTACACTAAAATTCCTTTCCCAGCGCTTGCAGATCGTGATAACGCAGACATCCGCTTCGGTTTGGAGCAAGGTTTGAACTTTATCGCTATTTCATTCGTTCGTTCTGCAAAAGACGTAGAAGAAGTGCGTAACATCCTTAAAGAAACAGGTAATGAGCACGTTCAACTCTTCTCAAAAATCGAAAACCAACAAGGTATCGACAACATTGATGAAATCATTGAAGCTTCAGATGGTATCATGATTGCTCGTGGTGACATGGGTATCGAAGTTCCATTTGAAATGGTTCCAGTTTACCAAAAAATGATTATCACGAAAGTGAATGCAGCTGGTAAAGCAGTGATCACAGCGACAAACATGTTGGAAACAATGACTGAAAAACCACGTGCAACTCGTTCAGAAGTTTCAGACGTATTTAACGCTGTTATCGACGGTACTGATGCTACAATGCTTTCTGGTGAGTCTGCAAACGGTAAATACCCAGTTGAGTCTGTTCGTACAATGGCAGCAATCGCTAAGAATGCACAAACTCTTTTGAACGAATACGGTCGTTTGAATTCAGATAACTTCAATCGTGCTTCTAAGACAGAGGTTGTTGCATCAGCTGTTAAGGATGCTTGCCATTCAATGAACATCAAGTTGATTGTTACTGTTACTGAAACTGGTTATTCAGCACGTGCTATCTCTAAATACCGTCCAGATTCAGACATCTTGGCTGTAACCTTCACTGAAAAAGTTCAAAAATCAATGATGTTGAACTGGGGTGTCATTCCAGTTGTGACTGAAAAACCAGCTTCAACTGATGATATGTTTGACTTGGCTGAGCGTGTTGCTAAAGAGCAAGGTTTGGTTGAAGCAGGCGATGATATTGTTATCGTTGCAGGTGTTCCAGTAGGTGTTGCTGGTTCAACAAACACTATGCGTATCCGCACTGTAAAATAA
- a CDS encoding TVP38/TMEM64 family protein, whose protein sequence is MYKFWQKTIQVLSVVTLIGTFVFLFWLYKIGILNDQNVLSDWIKHQGAFGSLFFLILQIIQVIFPIIPGGVTTVVGFLVFNFWWGFFLNYVGISVGSIILFWLARRYGKKFCLLFMSEETFFKYESKIDNKRGYEIFFILCMLSPISPADIVVMISGLTSMSYRKFITITLLCRPFSIVAYSFFWIYGSQFLQQILK, encoded by the coding sequence ATGTATAAATTTTGGCAAAAAACGATCCAAGTATTAAGTGTTGTTACACTTATCGGGACATTTGTTTTTCTTTTTTGGTTATATAAAATTGGTATTTTAAACGATCAGAATGTCTTGTCCGATTGGATTAAACATCAAGGTGCCTTTGGTAGCTTGTTTTTCCTAATCCTACAAATTATTCAAGTTATTTTCCCAATCATACCAGGCGGGGTCACTACCGTCGTTGGATTTCTTGTTTTCAATTTCTGGTGGGGATTTTTCTTAAATTATGTTGGCATATCCGTCGGTAGTATTATTCTCTTCTGGTTGGCTCGTCGTTATGGAAAAAAATTCTGTTTACTGTTTATGAGTGAAGAAACTTTTTTCAAATATGAGAGTAAAATAGATAATAAACGTGGTTATGAAATTTTCTTCATTCTATGTATGCTCTCACCCATTTCACCTGCTGATATTGTTGTCATGATTTCAGGCTTAACCAGTATGAGCTATCGAAAATTTATCACTATTACACTTCTCTGTCGTCCATTTTCCATTGTTGCCTACAGCTTCTTTTGGATTTATGGAAGCCAATTTTTGCAACAAATCCTTAAATAA
- the aguB gene encoding N-carbamoylputrescine amidase, which translates to MRNVTVAAVQMQCSQNLSENLATAERLVRQAAGQGAQIILLPELFERPYFCQERQYDYYNYAKSVEENDAVQHFIPIAKELQVVLPISFYEKDGNSLYNSIAVIDADGTVLGVYRKTHIPDDHYYQEKFYFTPGNTGFKVWETRYAKIGIGICWDQWFPETARCLALNGAELLFYPTAIGSEPILDTDSQGHWQRTMQGHAAANITPVIAANRIGLEEVQPSAENGGQSSSLRFYGSSFLTDETGDILTKAGREDETVLLATYDLDKGACERLDWGLFRDRRPHMYRRISE; encoded by the coding sequence ATGAGAAATGTTACTGTAGCAGCTGTCCAGATGCAGTGTAGTCAGAATCTTAGCGAAAATCTGGCGACCGCAGAGCGTTTGGTCAGACAGGCTGCTGGGCAGGGCGCGCAGATTATTCTCCTGCCTGAACTCTTTGAGCGTCCTTATTTTTGTCAGGAACGCCAGTATGATTATTACAACTACGCCAAGTCTGTAGAGGAAAATGATGCTGTTCAGCACTTTATTCCTATTGCCAAGGAGTTACAGGTGGTCTTGCCTATTTCCTTCTATGAAAAAGATGGAAATAGCCTGTATAACTCGATTGCAGTTATTGATGCGGATGGGACAGTTTTGGGAGTTTACCGCAAGACCCATATTCCTGACGACCATTATTACCAGGAGAAATTTTACTTCACACCTGGAAATACTGGATTTAAAGTCTGGGAAACTCGTTATGCCAAGATTGGTATCGGAATATGCTGGGATCAATGGTTTCCAGAAACCGCCCGCTGCCTAGCTTTGAATGGGGCGGAATTGCTCTTTTATCCAACAGCCATTGGTTCGGAGCCGATTTTGGACACGGATAGCCAAGGTCATTGGCAGCGGACCATGCAGGGCCATGCGGCGGCCAATATCACCCCGGTCATTGCGGCCAATCGGATTGGCTTGGAAGAAGTACAACCTTCTGCAGAAAATGGTGGACAGTCTTCTAGCTTGCGTTTCTACGGTTCCTCTTTCTTGACAGATGAGACAGGAGACATTTTGACCAAGGCTGGACGGGAGGACGAAACAGTCTTGCTAGCTACTTATGACTTGGATAAGGGTGCGTGTGAGCGCTTAGACTGGGGACTCTTTAGAGACCGTAGACCACATATGTATCGACGTATTTCGGAATAA
- a CDS encoding GntR family transcriptional regulator — translation MAWKFDNNMPIYIQISNTIKLQIVTNQLKSGDKLPTVRDLAEIAGVNPNTVQRALSDLETEGFVYSVRTTGRFVTDNQELISQTRLHLAQKELENFVTNMLDLGFNQDELTHQLDDYLKGVSYE, via the coding sequence ATGGCTTGGAAATTTGACAACAATATGCCCATATATATTCAAATCAGTAATACTATAAAATTACAGATTGTGACCAATCAATTGAAATCGGGAGATAAATTGCCAACCGTGCGTGACTTGGCTGAAATAGCTGGCGTCAATCCAAACACGGTGCAACGGGCCCTGTCTGATTTGGAAACGGAAGGATTTGTTTACTCGGTTCGTACAACAGGACGTTTCGTCACAGACAATCAAGAATTGATTTCACAGACCCGCCTGCATTTGGCACAGAAAGAACTTGAAAACTTTGTGACCAATATGCTGGACTTGGGCTTCAATCAAGATGAATTAACCCACCAGTTAGATGATTATTTGAAAGGAGTGTCTTATGAATAA
- the add gene encoding adenosine deaminase: MLNVQELSKTELHCHLDGSLSLSVIRQLSQLAEISIPDKDEELRKLVSIEGKVDSLMTYLKTFDFIRPLLQTVEALELATYDVLRQAAEDGVIYIELRFAPELSTDKGLTILEAVNAVLRGMEKAQNDFGIVAKLLVCGLKQTDPSQTREIFSVIADLAPKGLVGFDFAGNEADYPTQELAELIDYTQSLGYPMTFHAGECGCVTNVAQALALGIKRIGHGTALSGQTEVIQAFVNSGATLEMCLTSNLQTGAAQTLADFPYEQLVQAGANITINTDNRTVSNTNLNKEYQLFVEYFGTTKDEFYQFNRNAIQASFASEEEKANLLDVLAQKYNL; this comes from the coding sequence ATGTTGAATGTACAAGAATTATCCAAGACAGAATTACATTGCCATTTGGATGGTTCCCTATCTTTATCGGTAATCCGACAACTTTCCCAACTGGCAGAAATTTCCATTCCAGACAAGGATGAGGAACTCAGAAAATTGGTCAGTATAGAGGGCAAGGTTGATAGCTTGATGACCTATTTGAAAACCTTTGACTTTATCCGTCCGCTTTTACAAACCGTAGAAGCATTAGAATTAGCTACCTACGATGTGTTACGTCAAGCAGCAGAGGATGGGGTTATTTATATTGAGCTACGTTTTGCACCAGAATTATCGACTGACAAGGGTTTGACTATCCTGGAAGCTGTGAATGCAGTCTTGCGTGGGATGGAAAAGGCTCAGAATGATTTTGGTATAGTTGCCAAGCTCTTGGTCTGTGGCCTGAAACAAACTGATCCAAGTCAGACCAGAGAAATCTTTTCGGTTATTGCTGATTTGGCACCGAAAGGATTGGTTGGCTTTGATTTTGCTGGAAATGAAGCAGACTACCCAACTCAAGAGTTGGCTGAGTTGATTGACTACACACAATCTCTAGGCTACCCCATGACCTTCCATGCTGGTGAGTGTGGTTGCGTGACCAATGTAGCCCAAGCTCTGGCCTTGGGTATCAAGCGGATTGGACACGGAACGGCTCTTAGTGGTCAAACTGAGGTTATTCAGGCTTTTGTCAATAGCGGAGCAACGCTTGAGATGTGCCTGACTTCAAATCTCCAGACCGGAGCAGCTCAAACTCTAGCAGACTTCCCCTATGAACAGCTGGTTCAAGCGGGAGCAAATATTACCATCAATACTGATAATCGAACGGTTTCCAATACAAACCTAAATAAAGAATATCAGCTATTTGTAGAGTATTTTGGAACGACCAAGGACGAATTTTATCAATTCAATAGAAATGCTATCCAAGCAAGCTTTGCCAGTGAGGAAGAAAAGGCAAACTTACTTGATGTCCTAGCTCAAAAGTATAATTTGTAA
- a CDS encoding ABC transporter ATP-binding protein, with the protein MNNAYTLVELQQVSKSYGGAVALNNVNLKLTAGKIIGLLGPNGSGKTTLIKLINGLLQPEYGQVLINGRTPSPETKAIVSYLPDTTYLDESMKVSDAITFFTDFYADFDKERALHLLQDLGIDLNSRMKHLSKGNKEKVQLILVMSRQAQLYVLDEPIGGVDPAARDYILKTIVNNYSPTASVIISTHLISDVEQILDEVIFLQYGSVIRHENVDDLRIESGESIDELFRQDFKA; encoded by the coding sequence ATGAATAACGCATATACCCTGGTCGAATTACAACAGGTTTCAAAATCCTATGGCGGTGCTGTAGCTCTCAATAATGTTAACTTGAAATTGACTGCTGGTAAGATTATTGGACTTTTGGGACCAAATGGTTCTGGTAAGACGACGTTAATCAAACTCATCAATGGACTATTGCAACCTGAGTATGGTCAAGTCCTTATCAACGGTCGCACTCCATCACCTGAAACCAAGGCAATCGTATCCTATTTGCCAGATACGACCTATCTTGATGAAAGCATGAAGGTTTCTGATGCTATCACCTTCTTTACAGATTTCTATGCAGACTTTGACAAGGAACGTGCCCTCCATCTCTTGCAAGACTTGGGAATTGACTTGAACAGCCGTATGAAACACCTGTCAAAAGGGAACAAGGAAAAGGTTCAGCTGATCTTGGTAATGAGCCGTCAGGCACAACTCTATGTCTTAGATGAGCCAATTGGTGGTGTTGACCCTGCTGCTCGTGATTATATTTTAAAAACCATCGTCAACAACTATTCGCCTACTGCCTCTGTTATCATCTCCACGCATTTGATTTCAGATGTTGAACAAATTCTGGACGAAGTAATTTTCCTTCAATATGGTAGCGTTATTCGCCATGAAAACGTGGATGACCTTCGTATTGAAAGTGGCGAGTCCATTGACGAACTCTTCCGCCAAGACTTTAAGGCTTAG
- the pfkA gene encoding 6-phosphofructokinase, which yields MKRIGVLTSGGDAPGMNAAIRAVVRQAISEGMEVYGINEGYAGMVAGDIHPLTIRSVGDIISRGGTFLGSARYPEFAKLEGQLKGIEQLKKHGIEGVVVIGGDGSYHGAMRLTEHGFPAIGVPGTIDNDIVGTDFTIGFDTAVTTAMDAIDKIRDTSSSHRRTFVIEVMGRHAGDIALWSGIAAGADVIVVPEEDFDIKDVVAKIKQGYETGKKHSIVVLAEGVMPVTQFAEELKAAGDVSDLRVTELGHIQRGGSPTARDRVLASRMGAHAVKLLKEGRGGLAVGIRNEQMVENPILGTAEEGALFSLTEDGKIIVNNPHKADLGLATLNREISF from the coding sequence ATGAAGCGTATTGGTGTTTTGACCAGTGGTGGCGATGCCCCTGGTATGAATGCTGCCATCCGTGCAGTTGTTCGCCAAGCAATTTCAGAAGGGATGGAGGTCTATGGTATCAACGAAGGCTACGCTGGTATGGTAGCCGGTGATATTCACCCATTGACAATCCGTTCAGTTGGTGACATCATTTCTCGTGGTGGTACTTTCCTTGGTTCTGCTCGTTACCCAGAATTTGCCAAGTTGGAAGGCCAACTGAAAGGGATTGAGCAGTTGAAAAAACACGGTATTGAAGGTGTTGTTGTTATCGGTGGTGATGGTTCTTACCACGGTGCTATGCGTTTGACAGAACATGGTTTCCCTGCAATCGGTGTACCTGGTACAATCGACAACGATATCGTTGGTACAGATTTCACAATCGGTTTTGATACAGCTGTTACAACTGCTATGGATGCTATTGATAAGATCCGTGATACATCATCTAGTCACCGTCGTACTTTCGTTATCGAAGTAATGGGTCGTCATGCAGGTGATATCGCTCTTTGGTCTGGTATCGCTGCTGGTGCAGATGTTATCGTTGTTCCAGAGGAAGACTTTGATATCAAAGATGTAGTTGCTAAAATCAAGCAAGGCTATGAAACTGGTAAGAAACACAGTATTGTTGTTTTGGCTGAGGGTGTTATGCCTGTTACCCAATTCGCTGAAGAATTGAAGGCTGCTGGTGATGTGAGTGATCTTCGTGTAACGGAACTAGGTCACATCCAACGTGGTGGTTCACCAACTGCGCGTGACCGTGTCCTTGCTTCACGCATGGGTGCTCATGCTGTTAAATTGCTCAAAGAAGGTCGCGGTGGTCTTGCTGTTGGTATCCGAAATGAGCAAATGGTTGAAAACCCAATCCTTGGTACAGCTGAAGAAGGAGCCTTGTTCAGCTTGACAGAAGATGGTAAGATCATTGTCAACAACCCACACAAGGCTGACTTGGGTCTTGCTACCTTGAACAGAGAAATCTCGTTCTAA